The Indicator indicator isolate 239-I01 chromosome 32, UM_Iind_1.1, whole genome shotgun sequence genome segment AAGAGCATCTCAGGGCAGAAGGGCACCCCCAGGGCACCTTTCAGACTACCTACTCCCTAATCATCCCTCAGGGCATTTGCCATCTGCCCTTTCTGactcccccttccctccacccGGTGGAGAAGGAGAGGTCAGGATCCCCTCAGGGCTCTCTACCaccccagcctcctttctctGCTGCCCCAAGCCACAGCAaagtgccagtgctgctgctgtgttcccCACATGCCCCTACCTGCAGTGGGGAGCTGAGGCTCAGCCTTGCCAATGTCTTGCCCTTACCTTGAGCTTCTCGTTGCAAGGATGGGGAGAtggaacaggagccagcagcctcctgcttggAAATGCCCTTGAGAAGCAGAACTTTGCTGGAGGGGTTATTGTGAAAGGATCTGGGCCACATCCCCTTTTTCCTCTTGAGCTCTTGCCCTTTCTTCAGGGCCACTTTCATATCCACCACACTGTCTGGCAGCTCAGCAGAACATGCCACCCCCAGACAGCACCCCAGGGCCCCTCGGGcatgcagctctgccctggggagcagagtggtgtctgctgtgccctgcagggtCCCTGGCTTCTCCTCAGGTGTGCTTGCTATTGGGAACACTGCTGGGAGCTCTAGACAAGAGCTCCAGTCAAGTCCCCTCAGGACTGCATGCACTTAGCACCCCTCAGGCTTCCCcacacagacacagctctgctgggaggtaCCAGCAGGCCTAGAGGATGTTGCAGGGTCTCAGCATCCAGCACCTTGAAAGTATCCCTGCAGGCTCTCCTAACTGTGGTGGATGGGAAGTGGTTTCATCCTCTGATAAAAGCATTTCCAGTCCTGCTTTCTGCTGATGCCCTGCAGAGGTGGAGCACAGGGGagtgacctcctctggcagaGAGCactcagagaattacagaatggattgggttggaagggagctttaaaggtcatccagtccaacctgaaAACCTTAAGCCACCAGGAAGAGTCTCCACAGTGTCTTGGTGGACtccacagccaggagctgcttcagTCTGGCTGAGGGTActtgccctgccctgtccctggtggTTGTCCTGTGGCACCCTGTGCTTGTCCCAGCCACTGGAGGCATGGCTGTGAGCCTTGCTCTGTGAGCTGTGGCCCTCTGCAGCTGACCTGCATCcagctggaggggaaggggagcatCAAGGTGTCTGATGGAGGAGCAGTAGTGCCCTCCAGGTGGGGGCTGTGTGTTTGGGActcttccctccctgcagtcagtgcAGCTAGGGCCCAACTCCCCCCCCAGCAAAGCCAGGGCTGTCAGTGCTGTGTGATGCTCACTGATGGGGAGGGTGGCTGAGCCTATGAGGGTTGGGGACACTCTGGGGCCACACAGATATCCAGATGTGCACAAGCCCCTAACCCCCAACCcccatccatccacccttccatccatccacccttccatccatccctccatccatccatccctccctccctccatccacccatccacccatccatccatccatccatccatccatccatccatccatccatccatccatccatccatccatccatccacctagGAACACTCTAGGCCAGGTGCACAGGGGAAGGCTTTATTGACACTTTCCACAGCCAGGTGATGGCAAAGGTTCTGCTgcaagcctgctccaggacactTGGATGCCCCTGGTGCCACTTGGGTGGGAAACAGAGAGACACAAGGAGACACCTCTGACTCTGGCAGCAGAAGGTTCTCAGGGTGGATGAAcatggcagtgccagcagagccctgggggcTTGGCACCCTCACTCTGGGTACAGCTACATCCACAAGTGCCAATGACCCTTGGTCTGTGGCTACCTCTTCTTGGTGGCCAGGCCAGGAGGTTGTGCCTGGCAGAGGTGGCTGCCCCCTGTGCTGGGGCTTCCCACCCAGCAAAGAGGCCTGGAGCGTCCTCAGcgaggggctgggggtgagcagcagtgtttgcagggcagggggaggaggtcAGCGTGCTGGGGTGGGCTCTGGTGGGTCTCTAGTCTGGGAAGAGCAGGAAGCCTGAGAAGATGCTGTTGGAGCGGTCGGTGCCCACCATGCCATTGTAGTCGTTCACTGTCAGCCAGAcctggctgccagtgcccaggcGCAGGAGGGCACCACCAGAGCTGACCTGCAGGGCGTTGGTCTGGTGGTCACAGAAGCTGGCAGCCTTCCTCCCATCCTTGTGGAGGATGGCACAGAGTGTGTCTGTCTGTGAGGTGTGGAAGACAAAGTAGTAGAGGCCGGGGAGCCTGCAGGTGAACCTGCCTGAGGTGATGTTGTAGTCATAGTTGGTGTTGGTGATGATCTGGTTGAACACCACAGGGATGTTCTTCAGGGGGTGCTTCTTGCTCTGCCTCCTGACTGAGAATGctgacagcagcttctgcttgtAGCTGCCTGGCATGCCTGGCACCCCTGGTGCTCCCGTTGGCCCAGGAAATCCATCAGGACCATGCATACCCATGGGGCCTGGCTCACCTGGCATGCCAGGGCTGCCTGGTTCTCCTTTCATGCCCTTGGGCCCTCCTGTTGCAGGGAAACctgtggggcagaggggagTGAACAGGAGTCAATGGCAGGATGTGAGCAGAggctcttccaaccccttccctctggcaggaggtggctgttgcctctctccagcctcctcttctgctgcccTTGCACAGAGGATGGAACAGCCACAGAGGGTTCAGTGGCcacccttcagcagcctgcagccttcctccccTTGTTCACTCACCTGGCTCGCCTTTGGCTCCCTTCAGACCATCCCGGCCATCCTTGCCTGGCATCCCTGGCATGCCTGGCAGGCCTGGAATCCCATAGCAGCTGTAGGGGGCATCTTCTGCCACAGTGGACCCCAGATTCAGGAGTAGAAGGACAAGGGCCAGATGGAGCTGCTCCCAGAAGCCCTGCCCCATTTTGGTGctctggaaagggaaaaaaagtgttggGGCA includes the following:
- the C1QC gene encoding complement C1q subcomponent subunit C, with product MGQGFWEQLHLALVLLLLNLGSTVAEDAPYSCYGIPGLPGMPGMPGKDGRDGLKGAKGEPGFPATGGPKGMKGEPGSPGMPGEPGPMGMHGPDGFPGPTGAPGVPGMPGSYKQKLLSAFSVRRQSKKHPLKNIPVVFNQIITNTNYDYNITSGRFTCRLPGLYYFVFHTSQTDTLCAILHKDGRKAASFCDHQTNALQVSSGGALLRLGTGSQVWLTVNDYNGMVGTDRSNSIFSGFLLFPD